In a genomic window of Lacrimispora sp. BS-2:
- a CDS encoding HPr family phosphocarrier protein yields MKQFEFVVQDAMGIHARPAGDLAAAARKFTCHLFLKKEKMEADLKNPLAIMRLAVRQEEEVTITAAGDDENQAIEELKDMIVKIGLSKSC; encoded by the coding sequence GTGAAGCAGTTTGAATTTGTAGTTCAGGATGCAATGGGAATTCATGCCAGGCCGGCAGGAGATCTGGCAGCAGCGGCCAGGAAATTTACCTGTCATCTCTTCTTAAAAAAAGAAAAAATGGAAGCTGATCTGAAAAATCCTCTGGCTATTATGAGATTAGCAGTCAGACAGGAAGAGGAGGTTACAATAACAGCTGCCGGAGATGATGAAAACCAGGCGATTGAGGAGCTGAAAGACATGATAGTAAAAATTGGATTATCCAAAAGCTGCTGA
- a CDS encoding glycoside hydrolase family 1 protein has translation MKKVPKGFPSDFMWGGAVAANQLEGAYDLDGKGLCLADINEFQKDLPIEKRSNGEITRAYIEEALESSDKKFPKRRGIDFYHTYPEDLKILADLGLKTFRTSINWSRIFPKGDDGQPNEKGLEFYDKLFDEIIKNGMEPMITISHYEMPLHLTTAYQGWYSRETIDFFVKYCKTVFDRYSGKVKYWIIVNQINLIGHESFNHLGIAEDTVDDLLSAKYQAVHHEMVACARATKYAHEKYPEMQIGMMLCGGPEYAATCKSEDVLAALKHNQMEYFFADVLLRGYYPGYAFRFFEDWNIKLTFEDGDEEDLKNTADFFSFSYYYTQICSKESYEKGNEVYRNKQLPANPWGWTIDPIGLRILLNEFYDRYQKPIYITENGVGYYDEVENGEIHDSYRVDYLRAHIEQMKEAIRDGVDLRGYYAWGPIDIVSCSSSEMSKRYGFIYVDYDDYGKGTGKRIKKDSYAWMKKVIASGGEDLA, from the coding sequence ATGAAGAAAGTACCAAAAGGCTTCCCATCAGATTTCATGTGGGGAGGTGCTGTGGCGGCAAATCAGCTGGAGGGAGCTTATGACCTGGATGGCAAGGGTCTTTGCCTGGCAGATATTAATGAGTTTCAAAAGGATCTTCCCATTGAAAAGCGTTCCAATGGGGAAATAACCAGAGCATATATAGAAGAAGCCTTAGAAAGCAGTGATAAAAAATTTCCCAAAAGGAGAGGCATTGATTTTTACCATACCTATCCTGAGGATTTAAAAATACTGGCTGATCTGGGACTAAAGACATTCAGAACTTCCATTAACTGGTCCAGAATCTTTCCAAAGGGAGATGATGGACAGCCAAATGAAAAAGGCCTTGAATTTTATGATAAGTTATTTGATGAGATCATTAAAAACGGCATGGAGCCAATGATCACCATTTCCCATTATGAAATGCCCCTTCATTTAACCACTGCATACCAGGGCTGGTATTCCAGAGAAACCATTGATTTTTTTGTAAAGTACTGCAAAACAGTATTTGACCGGTATTCCGGTAAGGTGAAGTACTGGATTATTGTCAATCAGATTAACTTAATTGGTCATGAGTCATTTAATCACCTTGGAATTGCAGAAGATACGGTTGATGACCTTCTTTCTGCAAAATATCAGGCAGTTCATCATGAGATGGTTGCATGTGCCAGGGCCACAAAATATGCCCATGAAAAATATCCTGAGATGCAGATTGGCATGATGCTGTGCGGCGGGCCGGAATATGCTGCTACATGTAAGTCCGAGGATGTGTTGGCTGCATTGAAGCATAATCAAATGGAGTATTTTTTTGCCGACGTATTGCTTCGGGGATATTATCCCGGCTATGCATTCCGTTTTTTTGAAGACTGGAATATTAAGCTTACATTTGAAGACGGAGATGAAGAGGATTTAAAAAATACGGCTGACTTTTTCTCTTTTTCTTATTATTATACTCAGATATGTTCAAAGGAAAGCTATGAGAAGGGGAATGAGGTATACAGGAATAAACAGCTGCCGGCAAATCCGTGGGGCTGGACCATTGATCCCATTGGACTCAGGATTTTATTAAATGAATTTTATGACAGATATCAAAAGCCTATTTATATAACTGAAAATGGAGTGGGATACTATGATGAAGTAGAAAATGGAGAAATCCATGATTCCTACAGAGTGGATTATCTCCGGGCACATATTGAACAGATGAAGGAAGCCATCCGGGACGGGGTAGATCTAAGAGGTTATTATGCATGGGGTCCTATTGATATTGTTTCCTGCTCTTCCAGCGAAATGAGCAAACGTTATGGTTTTATTTATGTAGATTATGACGATTATGGAAAGGGAACAGGAAAAAGAATCAAAAAGGACAGTTATGCATGGATGAAAAAAGTGATTGCATCGGGTGGTGAAGATCTGGCTTAA
- a CDS encoding PTS lactose/cellobiose transporter subunit IIA has translation MDEKTLESAMSIIMNAGDARLLCKEALTAIADQDFISANEKMKEAQKKITEAHRIQTDAIQGETRGEKAEYSLIFAHAQDTLMTIYSEINIAKQMIKIFENWEKRLIRLENQE, from the coding sequence ATGGATGAAAAAACACTAGAATCTGCAATGAGCATTATTATGAATGCGGGAGATGCACGCTTACTGTGCAAGGAAGCATTGACAGCCATTGCTGACCAGGATTTTATTTCGGCAAATGAAAAGATGAAGGAAGCACAGAAAAAGATTACAGAAGCACATCGGATCCAGACAGATGCCATCCAGGGAGAAACCAGAGGAGAAAAAGCAGAGTATTCATTGATTTTCGCCCATGCACAGGATACATTAATGACCATATACAGTGAAATCAATATTGCAAAACAAATGATCAAAATCTTTGAAAATTGGGAAAAGCGTTTGATACGCTTGGAAAATCAGGAATAA
- a CDS encoding PTS transporter subunit EIIC, whose translation MKQLIHWLEHSFAPKMNKINNNVWVTTLKDSIMQVLPFILLGSIFCFLTVPGEVFGWDWWPNFWTPFGWTMGLLSLFIAFLIPFNLMEKKRLRKQRIIAALTGVVAFLIIISPQVIKDGVPGFSHASLGAGGMFVAITAGVFTGFIMGIFGKFSFFKEDSVIPDFVRAWFDSMLPIGIVVCSLWVLVDLLGIDLYNILLALFMPISNIMQTPWGFALALFLVCFLYSMGISSWVLTPVYKPAMLMAITANVSMAAAGTATHETLNLVTDPTVYSAYLWIGGIGCTLPLVIMLIFAKSNKLRALGRACLAPAIFNINEPVVFGCIAWNPIMMIPMWLIGIVLPTVVWIFTKVIPFAPIPTRVFDMWYCPFPISTWLTTGSIKGIILMAVCALLSTVIWYPFFRIYDSQEVEVEKKAAEKK comes from the coding sequence ATGAAACAGTTAATTCATTGGTTAGAGCACAGTTTTGCACCGAAAATGAATAAAATTAATAACAATGTCTGGGTTACGACCTTAAAAGATTCTATCATGCAGGTGCTCCCGTTTATTTTGTTAGGATCAATATTTTGTTTTTTAACTGTTCCGGGAGAAGTGTTCGGCTGGGACTGGTGGCCAAATTTCTGGACACCGTTTGGCTGGACAATGGGATTGTTGTCATTGTTCATTGCATTTTTAATACCATTTAATTTAATGGAAAAAAAGCGTCTGCGCAAGCAAAGGATCATTGCGGCGCTTACCGGTGTAGTAGCATTTTTAATTATTATTTCTCCCCAGGTGATCAAAGATGGTGTGCCAGGGTTTTCCCATGCATCTTTAGGCGCCGGAGGCATGTTTGTAGCGATTACCGCAGGTGTCTTCACGGGTTTTATAATGGGAATTTTCGGGAAGTTCTCATTTTTTAAAGAGGATTCTGTGATTCCGGATTTTGTCAGGGCATGGTTTGATTCCATGCTGCCGATTGGTATTGTTGTTTGTTCCCTCTGGGTTTTGGTAGATCTGCTTGGAATTGATCTTTATAATATTCTGCTGGCGTTATTTATGCCGATCTCCAATATAATGCAGACCCCATGGGGATTTGCCCTTGCCCTTTTTCTTGTTTGCTTTTTATATTCTATGGGAATTTCAAGCTGGGTTCTTACACCGGTTTATAAACCGGCAATGCTTATGGCTATTACTGCTAATGTAAGTATGGCAGCGGCCGGAACAGCTACCCATGAGACTTTGAATCTGGTCACTGATCCTACGGTATATTCTGCTTATCTATGGATCGGCGGAATCGGCTGTACATTGCCGTTGGTTATTATGCTCATATTTGCAAAAAGCAATAAATTAAGGGCATTGGGACGCGCCTGTTTAGCCCCTGCAATTTTTAATATTAATGAGCCGGTAGTATTCGGATGTATTGCATGGAATCCCATTATGATGATCCCTATGTGGCTGATTGGGATCGTACTTCCTACAGTAGTCTGGATTTTTACAAAGGTAATTCCATTTGCACCTATTCCAACAAGGGTTTTTGATATGTGGTATTGTCCATTCCCCATTTCCACATGGCTGACAACGGGAAGTATCAAAGGTATTATTTTAATGGCTGTATGTGCATTGCTTTCAACCGTAATATGGTATCCATTCTTCCGTATATATGACAGCCAGGAAGTAGAAGTTGAGAAAAAAGCAGCGGAAAAGAAGTAG
- a CDS encoding PTS lactose transporter subunit IIB produces the protein MLNVLLVCGSGASSGFMAANIRKAVAARKVEINVKARGESEIENYIDEIDALMVGPHLAYILDEIEEYTGGKDVKVILMKPEYYSTLNGEMALDHLLGEMS, from the coding sequence ATGTTAAATGTTTTACTTGTTTGCGGATCCGGTGCAAGTTCCGGGTTTATGGCAGCTAATATTAGAAAGGCAGTGGCCGCAAGAAAAGTGGAGATCAATGTAAAGGCCAGAGGGGAAAGTGAAATTGAGAACTATATTGATGAAATTGATGCTCTTATGGTAGGACCTCACCTGGCTTATATTCTGGATGAAATTGAAGAATATACAGGCGGAAAGGATGTGAAGGTTATCTTAATGAAGCCGGAATATTATTCTACATTAAATGGAGAAATGGCCCTGGATCATTTGCTTGGCGAAATGAGCTGA
- a CDS encoding BglG family transcription antiterminator, with the protein MGPKLLKLIRIMLMHTNEMTASALAAEMGVSERSIKNYISEINDNHPQTIRSSRKGYSIQAEAGRKILNDSGTHIPQSSQERMVYIINLLIKQEAGIDAYDLCDTIYISYSTLKNELGAVKKKLNQFDLKLVNQKDNLSIEGLEKNKRRLLSSILYDESNINFVSLKTIQHVFPDIEIEYIKNTLLNIFDKYQYFVNDYSLINIVLHITIAIDRIKNHNINTQDVKELVQIRHHEYELASQVTKELEDHFHIIYSEAEIYELALLLISRATTIDYKSITTANLEDFIGKECFDLVEEMIQSVNAYYYIDLSEPEFLIRFAIHIRNLLQRSKNQQFSKNPLTEEIKTSCPLIYDVSVYLSGIIKDRTGIIINDDEIAYITFHLGSTLEAQKSLNKKVTAVLYCPNYYDLNIRLTDTINQHFSCEMLITNIITDDTLLEQVPKCDFIMSTVPLHGYYGMDIVHIGMFFTDKDISVIRNKITSVRINKRKATFKNYLELLIIPEFFERRNDLKTERDAIEYMAGKMHRMGYVNETFREDIYMREKLSSTAFYDFAIPHAMKMHAEKTGLNILISDSPVSWNGKPVSLIIMMCFNKNDRYIFNEIFEPLTMMLTDRELIKKLIQVKDHETFIQMLTDNLEVTF; encoded by the coding sequence ATGGGGCCAAAACTATTAAAATTAATTCGTATTATGTTGATGCATACAAACGAAATGACTGCTTCTGCTTTAGCTGCTGAAATGGGGGTATCGGAACGCAGCATTAAAAATTACATTTCAGAAATCAATGACAACCATCCTCAGACCATCCGCTCTTCCAGGAAGGGGTATTCGATCCAGGCGGAGGCCGGAAGAAAAATATTAAATGATTCCGGAACTCACATTCCCCAGTCCTCTCAGGAAAGAATGGTTTATATTATCAATCTTTTAATCAAACAGGAAGCCGGCATTGACGCATACGATTTATGCGATACCATATACATCAGCTACTCCACTTTAAAAAATGAACTGGGAGCTGTAAAAAAGAAGCTGAACCAGTTTGATTTAAAGCTTGTGAACCAAAAGGACAATTTGTCCATTGAGGGACTGGAAAAAAACAAACGCCGTCTGCTAAGCTCTATTTTATACGATGAATCCAACATTAACTTTGTAAGCCTGAAAACCATACAGCATGTTTTTCCTGATATTGAAATTGAATATATTAAAAATACATTGCTGAATATTTTTGATAAATACCAATATTTTGTCAATGACTATTCTCTGATCAATATTGTTCTGCACATCACCATAGCCATTGACAGAATCAAAAATCACAATATCAATACTCAGGATGTGAAAGAGCTGGTACAGATACGGCATCACGAATATGAGCTGGCAAGCCAGGTAACGAAAGAATTGGAAGATCATTTTCATATCATATATAGTGAAGCGGAAATATATGAACTTGCTCTTCTGCTGATTTCCAGAGCCACCACCATTGATTATAAAAGCATAACCACTGCTAATTTAGAGGACTTTATCGGCAAGGAATGCTTTGACCTGGTGGAGGAGATGATCCAGTCAGTCAATGCCTATTACTATATTGATCTATCGGAACCTGAATTCCTGATCCGGTTTGCCATTCATATTAGAAATTTACTTCAAAGATCAAAGAACCAGCAATTTTCAAAAAATCCTTTAACCGAAGAAATTAAAACTTCCTGTCCATTGATTTATGATGTCTCCGTATATTTATCCGGAATCATCAAAGACCGTACAGGGATCATCATTAATGACGATGAAATTGCATATATCACCTTTCACCTGGGGAGCACTCTGGAAGCTCAAAAAAGCCTTAATAAAAAAGTGACTGCTGTTTTATACTGCCCGAACTATTATGATTTAAATATACGTCTGACAGATACCATCAATCAGCACTTCTCCTGTGAGATGCTGATAACCAACATCATAACGGATGATACTTTACTGGAACAGGTTCCTAAATGTGATTTTATTATGTCTACGGTACCGCTTCACGGCTATTATGGAATGGATATTGTCCATATCGGAATGTTTTTTACGGATAAGGATATTTCTGTGATCAGAAATAAAATTACATCCGTAAGAATCAATAAAAGAAAAGCGACCTTTAAGAATTATCTGGAACTTCTGATTATTCCTGAATTTTTTGAAAGAAGAAATGATTTAAAAACAGAAAGGGATGCAATCGAATATATGGCTGGTAAAATGCACCGGATGGGTTATGTAAACGAAACATTCCGGGAAGATATCTACATGCGTGAAAAACTTTCTTCCACCGCTTTTTATGATTTTGCAATCCCCCATGCAATGAAAATGCACGCAGAAAAAACCGGGCTTAACATATTAATTTCTGATTCACCTGTCTCATGGAACGGAAAGCCCGTTTCCTTAATAATCATGATGTGTTTTAACAAGAATGACCGGTACATTTTTAATGAAATTTTTGAGCCTCTTACCATGATGCTCACTGACAGGGAATTGATTAAAAAACTGATCCAGGTCAAAGACCATGAAACCTTTATTCAAATGCTGACCGATAACCTGGAAGTCACCTTCTAG
- a CDS encoding hemolysin family protein codes for MDSDPGAAQIAAQILLLIALTLMNAFFAGAEMAVVSVNKNRIRMLADGGNKKAALIQKLSEDSTGFLSTIQVAITFAGFFSSASAATGISQVLGGKMLALGIPYSRSIAMVTVTIILSYFNLVFGELVPKRIALQKAEWFSLFAVRPIYTVSKAMAPFIKLLSMSTNGILKLLGMKSDNLEEEISEEEIRSMLQMGRESGVFNKIEEDMITSIFLFDDKRAREIMTPRQDMVAVDIKKPMELVLNEILDSRHSRIPVYEEEIDNIIGILSMKDFIIEMNKYDQAGIDIRTIMQKPYFIPENKKTDDLFLEMKKSKTKMAILVDEYGGVSGLITMEDLIEEIVGDIPDEYDDWEPELIEVEPNVYKAAGSISLYDLDEVLHEEIESSCDTLSGYLIEILGYIPMKSQLPLELEDEKNHYSISEMDDKVIKSAIVRIKDK; via the coding sequence TTGGACAGTGACCCAGGCGCGGCGCAGATAGCCGCACAGATATTATTATTAATTGCTTTGACCTTAATGAATGCGTTCTTCGCAGGAGCAGAAATGGCTGTAGTATCAGTCAACAAAAACAGGATCCGAATGCTGGCTGACGGCGGAAATAAGAAGGCAGCCCTGATTCAAAAGCTTTCCGAGGATTCGACCGGTTTTCTTTCAACCATCCAGGTAGCCATAACCTTTGCCGGTTTCTTTTCCAGTGCATCGGCGGCAACAGGAATTTCACAGGTATTGGGAGGAAAGATGCTGGCTTTGGGAATCCCCTACAGCCGGAGTATTGCCATGGTGACAGTAACCATTATCCTGTCTTATTTTAACCTGGTCTTTGGAGAACTGGTTCCGAAACGGATTGCGCTGCAAAAGGCAGAATGGTTCAGCTTATTCGCTGTACGCCCTATTTACACCGTATCAAAAGCCATGGCTCCATTCATCAAGCTTCTTTCTATGTCAACCAATGGAATCTTAAAGCTTCTTGGTATGAAGTCAGATAATCTGGAGGAAGAAATTTCTGAGGAAGAAATCCGTTCCATGCTTCAGATGGGGCGGGAAAGCGGTGTGTTCAATAAAATCGAAGAGGATATGATCACTTCTATTTTTCTCTTTGATGATAAAAGAGCCAGAGAAATCATGACCCCCAGACAGGATATGGTGGCAGTGGATATCAAAAAGCCCATGGAGCTGGTCCTTAATGAGATATTGGACAGCAGACATTCCAGAATTCCGGTTTATGAAGAAGAGATTGATAATATTATCGGTATTTTGTCCATGAAGGACTTTATCATTGAAATGAATAAGTATGATCAGGCGGGTATCGATATCCGTACCATCATGCAGAAGCCTTATTTTATACCGGAAAATAAAAAGACAGATGATTTATTTCTGGAAATGAAAAAAAGTAAGACCAAAATGGCCATCCTGGTAGATGAATACGGAGGTGTTTCCGGTCTTATCACCATGGAGGATCTGATAGAAGAAATTGTAGGAGATATTCCGGATGAATATGATGATTGGGAGCCGGAACTGATAGAAGTAGAACCTAATGTCTATAAAGCGGCAGGAAGTATTTCCCTGTATGATTTAGATGAGGTGCTTCATGAGGAAATAGAAAGCTCCTGCGATACATTGTCAGGATATCTGATCGAAATACTTGGTTATATTCCAATGAAATCTCAGCTTCCATTGGAGCTGGAGGATGAAAAAAATCATTATTCCATTTCAGAAATGGATGATAAAGTAATAAAGAGTGCGATTGTCCGGATAAAGGATAAGTAA
- the gyrA gene encoding DNA gyrase subunit A, producing MEPNIFDKVHDVDLKKTMEKSYIDYAMSVIVSRALPDVRDGLKPVQRRVLYSMIELNNGPDKPHRKCARIVGDTMGKYHPHGDSSIYGALVNLAQEWSTRYPLVDGHGNFGSVDGDGAAAMRYTEARLSKISMEMLADINKDTVDFSPNFDETEREPDVLPARYPNLLVNGTSGIAVGMATNIPPHNLREVINAVVHIIDNQVEENRETTMEEILEIIKGPDFPTGATILGKRGIEEAYRTGRGKIRVRGVSDIEAMANGKSRIIVTELPYMVNKARLIEKVAELVKDKKIDGITDLRDESDRTGMRICIELRRDANANVILNQLIKHTQLQDTFGVIMLALVKNSSGVLEPKVLNILQMLNYYLDHQKEVVTRRIRYDLNKAEERAHILQGLLIALDNIDEVIRIIRGSANVQTAKAELMSRFGLSDVQSQAIVDMRLRALTGLEREKLENEFRELEARIAELKAILADEKKLLAVIKEEISIISAKYGDDRRTSIGFDEYDMSMEDLIPDESTIVAMTKLGYIKRMSIDNFKNQNRGGRGIKGMQTIDQDYIEDLMMTTTHHYLMFFTNTGRVYRLKTYMIPEGSRTSRGTAIVNLLQMLPGESITAIIPMKEYDDDKFLFMATKNGMVKKTPMMEYANVRKNGLQAIVLRENDELIEVKATDDTKDIFLVTKKGQCIRFHEKDVRITGRVSMGVIGMKFNDDDQVIGMQMESQGPKLLIVSANGMGKRTPIEEFTPQRRGGKGVLCYKITEKTGDIVGAKLVEDDHDLLLITTEGIVIRISVNDISVIGRNTSGVKLMNIDQESDISVASIAKVRDDGSKSDGEGMEELDMEDEEIPEEIAENEEAPEEK from the coding sequence ATGGAACCAAATATCTTTGATAAAGTTCATGATGTGGACCTAAAAAAGACCATGGAAAAATCGTATATCGATTATGCCATGAGCGTCATTGTTTCCAGAGCCCTGCCTGATGTAAGAGACGGTTTAAAGCCGGTTCAGCGTAGAGTCCTGTATTCCATGATCGAACTCAACAACGGTCCGGATAAACCACACCGTAAATGTGCCCGTATCGTCGGTGATACCATGGGTAAATACCATCCCCATGGCGACAGCTCCATTTACGGAGCCCTGGTGAATCTGGCACAGGAGTGGTCTACCAGATATCCGTTGGTGGATGGCCATGGAAACTTCGGTTCCGTGGATGGAGACGGCGCGGCTGCCATGCGATATACGGAAGCCCGCTTAAGTAAGATTTCCATGGAGATGCTTGCGGATATCAACAAAGATACCGTTGATTTCAGCCCCAACTTTGATGAGACAGAGAGGGAACCGGATGTCCTTCCGGCCCGTTACCCCAATCTTTTGGTAAATGGTACCTCAGGCATTGCTGTTGGTATGGCTACCAACATCCCTCCTCACAACTTGAGAGAGGTCATCAATGCGGTCGTTCATATTATTGACAACCAGGTGGAAGAAAACAGAGAAACCACCATGGAGGAGATCCTTGAAATCATCAAAGGGCCTGACTTCCCAACCGGAGCAACCATCCTCGGAAAACGGGGAATTGAAGAAGCATACCGCACAGGAAGAGGAAAAATCCGTGTCAGGGGTGTCAGCGATATTGAGGCTATGGCAAACGGAAAAAGCCGGATTATTGTTACCGAGCTTCCATACATGGTTAATAAGGCCCGTCTCATTGAAAAAGTCGCAGAACTTGTAAAGGATAAGAAAATAGACGGTATTACCGACTTACGAGATGAGTCTGACCGTACCGGAATGAGAATCTGTATTGAGCTTCGCCGGGATGCCAATGCCAATGTAATACTTAATCAGTTGATCAAGCATACCCAGCTTCAGGATACCTTTGGCGTGATCATGCTTGCCCTTGTTAAAAACAGTTCCGGCGTTCTGGAGCCAAAGGTGTTAAACATCCTTCAGATGTTAAATTATTATCTGGATCATCAGAAGGAAGTAGTTACCAGAAGAATCCGTTACGATTTGAATAAGGCGGAAGAAAGAGCCCATATTTTGCAAGGCTTGCTCATTGCTTTAGATAATATTGACGAAGTCATCAGGATCATCCGCGGTTCGGCAAATGTCCAGACAGCCAAGGCAGAACTTATGAGCCGTTTCGGCTTAAGCGATGTCCAGTCCCAGGCAATTGTGGATATGCGTTTGAGAGCTCTTACCGGTCTGGAAAGAGAAAAGCTTGAGAACGAATTCAGGGAGCTGGAAGCCAGGATTGCAGAATTAAAAGCCATCCTTGCTGATGAGAAAAAGCTTTTAGCAGTGATCAAGGAGGAAATATCCATCATTTCTGCAAAGTATGGAGATGACAGAAGAACCTCCATCGGCTTTGATGAATACGATATGTCCATGGAAGACTTGATTCCTGATGAAAGCACCATAGTCGCCATGACGAAACTGGGATACATTAAGAGGATGTCGATTGACAACTTCAAGAACCAGAACCGGGGCGGCAGGGGAATCAAGGGAATGCAGACCATTGACCAGGATTACATCGAAGACCTGATGATGACAACAACCCATCATTACCTGATGTTCTTTACCAATACAGGCCGTGTTTACCGGTTAAAAACCTATATGATTCCGGAAGGAAGCAGAACCTCCAGAGGAACCGCAATTGTAAACCTTCTGCAGATGCTTCCAGGTGAGAGCATTACAGCTATCATCCCTATGAAGGAATACGACGATGATAAGTTCCTATTCATGGCAACCAAAAACGGAATGGTAAAGAAAACACCGATGATGGAATATGCCAATGTCCGTAAGAACGGTCTCCAAGCCATTGTCCTTCGGGAAAATGATGAACTGATTGAGGTTAAGGCAACCGACGATACAAAGGATATTTTCCTGGTAACGAAAAAGGGCCAGTGCATCCGGTTCCATGAAAAGGATGTCCGTATAACAGGCCGTGTATCCATGGGTGTTATCGGTATGAAGTTCAATGATGATGACCAGGTTATCGGCATGCAGATGGAATCCCAGGGACCAAAGCTTTTGATCGTATCTGCCAACGGTATGGGCAAACGTACCCCAATTGAAGAATTTACTCCTCAGAGGAGAGGCGGAAAGGGTGTTCTGTGCTATAAGATCACAGAAAAGACAGGAGATATTGTGGGAGCCAAGTTAGTTGAGGATGACCATGACCTCCTTCTGATCACAACGGAAGGCATCGTGATCCGTATTTCTGTCAATGATATCTCTGTTATAGGCAGGAACACTTCCGGAGTGAAGCTGATGAATATTGACCAGGAGTCTGATATCAGTGTTGCAAGCATTGCCAAGGTACGGGATGACGGCAGCAAGTCCGACGGTGAAGGCATGGAAGAACTGGATATGGAGGATGAAGAGATTCCTGAAGAGATCGCTGAAAATGAAGAAGCTCCTGAAGAAAAATAA